A window of the Comamonas sp. Y33R10-2 genome harbors these coding sequences:
- a CDS encoding Fe2+-dependent dioxygenase, whose translation MLLRIPALLTPDEVRHCRKALESATWQDGRTTAGHVAAQVKNNLQLPLDSATGQQIGDLILDKLGRNPLFMSAALPLKVLPPRFNRYEGGGKDGNHGYGNHIDNAFFTIPGTAIKVRTDVSTTVFFSDPEEYEGGELMVQDTYGEQSVKLAAGDAIVYPGTSLHRVNPVTRGTRYASFFWTHSLIKSAEQRRLLFDLDQSIQQLTQEQPEHARVAALSGTYHNLLRMWSEA comes from the coding sequence ATGCTGCTTCGCATCCCTGCTCTGCTGACCCCCGATGAAGTGCGTCACTGCCGCAAGGCGCTGGAGAGCGCCACTTGGCAAGATGGCCGAACCACGGCAGGCCATGTGGCCGCACAGGTCAAAAACAATTTGCAACTGCCGCTGGACAGCGCCACCGGTCAGCAAATTGGTGACCTAATTTTGGACAAGCTGGGCCGCAACCCCTTATTTATGTCTGCTGCATTGCCGCTCAAGGTGCTGCCCCCGCGCTTTAACCGCTATGAAGGCGGTGGCAAAGACGGCAATCACGGCTACGGCAACCATATCGACAACGCTTTTTTCACCATTCCGGGCACTGCCATCAAGGTGAGAACCGATGTCTCCACCACCGTCTTCTTCAGCGACCCTGAAGAATACGAGGGCGGCGAGCTGATGGTGCAAGACACTTACGGCGAGCAAAGCGTGAAGCTGGCTGCGGGCGATGCCATCGTCTACCCCGGCACTAGCTTGCACCGCGTCAACCCGGTGACCCGCGGCACGCGCTATGCCTCGTTTTTTTGGACGCACAGCTTGATCAAATCTGCCGAGCAGCGCCGCTTGCTGTTTGATCTGGACCAGTCGATTCAGCAACTCACGCAAGAGCAGCCCGAGCACGCGCGAGTCGCAGCCCTATCTGGCACGTACCACAACCTCCTTCGCATGTGGTCTGAAGCATGA
- a CDS encoding TonB-dependent siderophore receptor: MFNNYLTPTDSNGLRCELKQIVIAAGLCLIGASAMAQQETTLSTVNVEAAAESGFKAETSTQGKFTAPLLDTPKTVQVINEEIIKQTGATSLQEALKSTPGITFGNGEGGNPTGDQPFIRGMDAQSSTFVDGMRDIAAGTREVFNVESIEVIKGADSAYAGRGGAGGSINLTTKKAKNENFISGDVGLGTDNYLRGTLDINRKINETTGFRLNAMGHSADIPGRNGPDNKRWGLAPTVTFGMGTATEVTLGWQHLQTDNMPDGGVPYLIPKTGAAALPGGSIIRPTYGNNRDNWYGLTGRDYQKEKSDLFTASVEHKFTDSNKIRNSLRYSKSEQDYVWTQPDDSKGNAIGGFVYRRGNGRQSEITTLQNVTELTGKAQTGSVGHSFSVGLELAKEKSTVNSANSGILTPSNTSCNAASAPWCASLNNPNSGDAWTTPITWNPDATRNKVDTVSIYGFDTLKFNDQWLLNAGIRMDHYKVNAAGPASTGRTPSPAYDITRSDNLFNYQLGLVYKPATNGSIYVNVGTASRPVGSMLNNGNDEAMNTVALADLAPEKTRSTELGTKWDLIDKRLGLSAAIFRNEVTNARITDGTGATVMAGNKTVNGLELGFTGQIMPGLSVFGGYTYMDSEQKNMGPGNVANGLPFPNTPKHSFSLWTSYKPMAKLTLGLGIFAQSNVNQGYTASTAPAGSGVVTRQANGYTRFDAMMAYQFNKNMAFQLNVYNLGDKVYYSGVRSPHYATMAAGRSAVASVKFTY; this comes from the coding sequence ATGTTTAATAACTATCTGACTCCGACCGACTCCAATGGCTTGCGCTGCGAGCTCAAGCAAATCGTGATCGCCGCAGGCCTGTGCCTGATCGGCGCCAGCGCGATGGCTCAACAAGAAACGACGCTCTCCACCGTGAATGTGGAAGCGGCTGCTGAAAGCGGCTTCAAAGCTGAAACCAGTACACAAGGCAAGTTCACCGCACCTTTGCTGGACACGCCCAAGACCGTTCAAGTCATCAACGAAGAAATCATCAAGCAGACTGGCGCCACCAGCTTGCAAGAAGCACTAAAGTCCACCCCAGGCATTACTTTTGGTAACGGCGAAGGCGGCAATCCCACAGGCGACCAGCCTTTTATCCGAGGTATGGACGCTCAGTCCAGCACCTTCGTGGACGGCATGCGAGACATCGCCGCCGGCACTCGCGAAGTGTTTAACGTTGAGTCCATAGAGGTTATTAAGGGCGCTGACTCGGCCTATGCAGGTCGCGGCGGCGCAGGCGGCTCCATCAACCTGACCACCAAGAAGGCAAAGAACGAAAACTTCATCTCGGGCGACGTGGGTCTGGGCACCGACAACTATCTGCGTGGCACGCTGGACATCAACCGCAAGATCAACGAGACCACAGGTTTCCGTCTGAACGCCATGGGCCATAGTGCCGACATTCCCGGCCGCAACGGCCCTGACAACAAGCGCTGGGGTCTCGCACCTACCGTCACATTCGGTATGGGCACTGCAACCGAAGTGACTCTGGGTTGGCAGCACCTGCAGACGGACAACATGCCCGATGGTGGTGTTCCTTACCTGATCCCCAAAACCGGGGCTGCAGCACTGCCAGGTGGCTCAATCATTCGCCCGACGTATGGCAACAACCGCGACAATTGGTACGGTTTGACTGGACGTGACTACCAAAAAGAAAAAAGTGATTTGTTCACCGCATCGGTTGAACACAAATTCACTGACTCCAACAAAATTCGTAACAGCTTGCGTTACAGCAAGAGCGAGCAGGACTATGTCTGGACGCAACCCGATGACAGCAAGGGTAATGCCATCGGAGGCTTCGTGTATCGCCGTGGCAATGGCCGCCAAAGCGAAATTACAACGCTGCAAAACGTCACCGAATTGACCGGTAAGGCCCAGACAGGAAGCGTCGGCCATTCCTTCTCAGTTGGACTTGAATTGGCCAAGGAAAAATCTACCGTCAATTCGGCAAACTCTGGCATCTTGACTCCTAGCAACACATCCTGCAATGCGGCCAGTGCTCCATGGTGCGCCTCGCTGAACAATCCCAACAGTGGTGATGCTTGGACAACCCCCATTACTTGGAACCCAGACGCGACAAGAAACAAGGTAGACACTGTTTCCATCTATGGATTTGACACACTCAAATTCAACGACCAGTGGCTATTGAATGCGGGCATCCGCATGGATCACTACAAGGTCAATGCCGCAGGCCCCGCAAGCACCGGACGCACCCCATCGCCGGCTTACGACATTACCCGCAGCGACAACCTGTTCAACTATCAGTTGGGCTTGGTCTACAAGCCTGCAACCAATGGCAGCATCTACGTCAACGTAGGCACCGCTTCGCGCCCTGTCGGCTCCATGCTCAACAACGGTAACGACGAAGCAATGAACACAGTTGCTTTGGCTGACCTCGCTCCTGAAAAAACCCGCTCCACCGAATTAGGCACCAAATGGGACCTGATTGACAAACGCCTGGGACTGTCCGCTGCCATCTTCCGCAACGAAGTCACCAATGCACGCATTACCGACGGCACTGGCGCTACCGTCATGGCTGGCAATAAGACTGTGAATGGGTTAGAGCTGGGTTTCACCGGTCAAATCATGCCCGGCCTGAGCGTCTTTGGCGGCTATACCTACATGGATAGCGAGCAAAAGAACATGGGCCCGGGCAATGTCGCCAACGGCCTGCCCTTCCCCAATACACCCAAGCACAGTTTCAGCCTGTGGACCAGCTACAAGCCCATGGCTAAGCTGACATTGGGTCTTGGCATCTTTGCCCAAAGCAATGTGAACCAAGGCTACACCGCCTCTACTGCTCCAGCAGGCAGCGGCGTTGTGACACGCCAAGCCAATGGTTACACACGCTTTGACGCCATGATGGCCTACCAATTCAACAAGAACATGGCCTTTCAGCTGAACGTCTACAACCTGGGCGACAAGGTGTACTACAGCGGTGTGCGCTCGCCTCACTACGCCACCATGGCTGCTGGCCGCTCGGCAGTGGCTTCGGTCAAGTTCACGTACTAA
- a CDS encoding PepSY-associated TM helix domain-containing protein produces MTAASSNAPQRAYWLKKLHEWHWISSAICLIGMLLFAVTGFTLNHAGQIESNPKVLTREARLPADLLEKLQQAQKLNGQSAIKNEVALPADVDGWLAQQIKVSAKGFAVEWSEDEAYVPLPRPGGDAWLRVDLKDGAVEYETTDRGWISYLNDLHKGRNSGAAWSLFIDIFALGCVVFCITGLLILKMHAQRRPMTWPMVGLGFVLPALLVVLLVH; encoded by the coding sequence ATGACAGCGGCTTCCTCCAACGCTCCGCAGCGGGCGTATTGGCTTAAAAAATTGCACGAATGGCACTGGATCAGCTCTGCGATCTGCTTGATCGGCATGCTGCTGTTCGCTGTGACGGGCTTTACTCTCAACCATGCCGGCCAGATTGAATCGAATCCCAAGGTGCTCACGCGTGAGGCGCGACTGCCTGCCGATTTATTGGAAAAACTGCAGCAAGCCCAGAAGTTAAATGGGCAGAGTGCTATTAAAAATGAAGTGGCCTTGCCTGCCGATGTCGATGGCTGGCTGGCGCAGCAAATTAAAGTCAGTGCCAAAGGCTTTGCGGTGGAGTGGAGCGAGGACGAGGCTTATGTCCCCCTGCCTCGCCCCGGTGGCGACGCTTGGCTGCGCGTGGATTTAAAGGATGGTGCTGTGGAGTACGAAACCACAGACCGTGGCTGGATTTCTTATCTGAACGACTTACACAAAGGGCGCAATTCGGGCGCTGCTTGGAGCCTGTTCATCGACATATTTGCCCTGGGCTGCGTGGTGTTTTGTATCACCGGCCTATTGATTTTGAAGATGCACGCACAGCGCCGGCCTATGACATGGCCTATGGTTGGTTTGGGTTTTGTTTTGCCCGCTTTGCTGGTGGTGCTCTTGGTACATTGA
- a CDS encoding alpha-hydroxy acid oxidase, which translates to MNATGQPVKPALTQIPPHIGNWADYAALAREHMEAHAWAHLESGADQGLTLAHNRKAFDRIRLRPEPLADLSQAHTRQNLLGQTLDWPLLLAPVAYQKLAHPEGELDTVCAAMAMRTGMVVSTLSSYTLEEIAKAAHRTAQELGRSGPLWFQLYQQASRKHTLELIRRAEAAGYQALVWTIDAHIKRSSYPLPPGVEAANLRGMPKQRQTSDLMSEHILFGTALAQSAPTWDDLVWLREQTKLPLIVKGVLSASSAAKAVELGADAIVVSNHGGRVLDGAVSPLEVLPAIRAATPAHIPLLMDSGVRYGTDVIKALALGASAVMIGRPQMHALAVAGMLGVAHMLYLLRAELELAMAQTGIQAIENIDKNLLTTSDL; encoded by the coding sequence TTGAATGCCACAGGCCAGCCCGTCAAGCCTGCGCTGACGCAGATTCCACCCCATATCGGAAATTGGGCCGACTACGCTGCATTGGCACGAGAACATATGGAAGCCCATGCTTGGGCGCATTTGGAAAGCGGTGCCGATCAAGGGCTGACGCTGGCGCATAACCGCAAAGCTTTTGACCGCATTCGCCTACGCCCAGAGCCACTGGCCGATTTATCTCAAGCCCACACCCGGCAAAACCTGCTGGGCCAGACTTTGGATTGGCCGCTGCTGCTGGCCCCTGTGGCCTATCAAAAGCTGGCTCACCCCGAAGGCGAGCTTGACACCGTTTGCGCCGCCATGGCCATGCGTACCGGCATGGTGGTCAGCACGCTCTCCAGCTACACGCTGGAAGAAATTGCAAAGGCCGCACACAGGACGGCGCAAGAGCTGGGGCGCAGTGGCCCGCTGTGGTTTCAGCTGTACCAACAGGCGTCGCGCAAGCACACGCTTGAGTTAATTCGCCGCGCTGAAGCAGCAGGCTATCAGGCGCTGGTCTGGACGATTGATGCGCACATCAAGCGCTCCAGCTACCCACTGCCACCAGGCGTGGAAGCGGCCAATCTCCGCGGCATGCCCAAGCAGCGCCAGACCAGCGATTTGATGAGCGAGCACATTCTGTTTGGCACCGCGTTGGCCCAAAGCGCGCCCACTTGGGACGACTTGGTCTGGCTGCGAGAGCAAACCAAGTTGCCGCTGATCGTCAAAGGCGTGCTGTCTGCCAGCTCAGCCGCCAAAGCTGTGGAGTTGGGGGCTGATGCCATCGTCGTCTCTAACCACGGCGGTCGCGTCTTGGATGGGGCTGTGTCGCCGCTTGAGGTATTGCCCGCCATTCGCGCAGCCACGCCAGCTCATATTCCGCTGCTGATGGATAGCGGCGTGCGCTACGGCACCGATGTGATCAAGGCTTTGGCACTGGGCGCCAGCGCCGTAATGATAGGCCGCCCGCAAATGCATGCATTGGCCGTGGCTGGCATGCTGGGCGTGGCCCACATGCTGTATCTGCTACGCGCCGAGCTTGAGCTGGCAATGGCTCAAACTGGAATCCAAGCCATTGAAAATATTGATAAAAATCTCTTAACCACTTCTGATTTGTGA
- a CDS encoding bacterioferritin-associated ferredoxin yields MIVCVCRRVSDREIARHAHAGMSFDEIQFELGVATQCGRCEGCARDVVAQCSASRPIAAIHNEAHACAPVQTVQLATKILESKAWPTSLSSQPLSAV; encoded by the coding sequence ATGATCGTCTGTGTATGCCGCCGGGTTTCTGACCGAGAAATAGCACGCCACGCCCATGCGGGGATGAGCTTTGACGAAATCCAATTTGAACTGGGAGTCGCCACGCAATGTGGGCGCTGCGAAGGCTGCGCACGCGATGTGGTTGCCCAGTGCAGCGCGAGCCGCCCTATTGCGGCCATTCACAACGAAGCACATGCCTGTGCGCCGGTACAAACAGTTCAGCTTGCCACCAAAATTCTGGAGAGCAAAGCATGGCCCACCTCACTATCTTCTCAGCCCTTGTCGGCAGTCTGA
- a CDS encoding energy transducer TonB: protein MSQSDQFAPASGLSRNMAVAGAVVVVHAAALWAMQHGFAQQKPAEIVIPASVIAEFVAPPAPTPAPPSPPPPAAPPKPAPQPQPKAQPKTETKKAPPLPKAIKDTTPAPSAPKGALEDNDSKADNAPPAPPAPPAPPAPPAPPAPPAPPAPAQVEQPSSNAAYLNNPSPAYPSVSKRMGEQGKVLLRVYINAQGQPEKIDVKQSSGFERLDEAAINTVQRWRFVPGKRNGVPEPMWHIVPINFVLK from the coding sequence ATGTCCCAGTCTGATCAATTTGCACCTGCCAGCGGCCTCAGCCGCAATATGGCAGTTGCTGGTGCGGTGGTGGTTGTGCACGCTGCTGCCCTGTGGGCCATGCAGCATGGCTTTGCCCAACAAAAACCAGCAGAGATAGTGATTCCCGCTAGCGTGATTGCAGAGTTTGTGGCGCCTCCTGCGCCAACGCCCGCACCGCCTTCCCCTCCGCCACCAGCAGCGCCCCCCAAGCCAGCACCGCAGCCTCAGCCGAAGGCTCAGCCCAAGACGGAGACAAAAAAAGCGCCGCCGCTGCCCAAGGCTATCAAAGACACAACGCCTGCACCTTCCGCCCCAAAGGGAGCATTGGAAGACAACGACAGCAAGGCTGACAATGCCCCACCGGCGCCTCCAGCGCCCCCTGCTCCACCAGCACCGCCCGCCCCACCTGCACCTCCCGCACCACCGGCCCCGGCTCAGGTGGAGCAGCCTTCAAGCAATGCGGCTTATCTGAACAACCCATCACCCGCCTATCCCTCGGTGAGCAAGCGTATGGGCGAGCAAGGCAAAGTGCTGCTGCGCGTTTATATCAACGCTCAGGGCCAGCCTGAGAAAATCGATGTCAAGCAGTCCAGCGGCTTTGAGCGCTTGGATGAAGCTGCAATCAACACTGTGCAACGCTGGAGATTTGTTCCCGGCAAGCGCAACGGTGTGCCCGAACCCATGTGGCACATTGTCCCCATCAATTTTGTTCTCAAATAA